In the Sediminibacter sp. Hel_I_10 genome, one interval contains:
- a CDS encoding DNA mismatch repair protein MutS gives MTDPTSFYNQQLEQHQTEVSKLKKQMVLLSTLRLFAFLITAIAIYLLLPNWQLAVGAGVVGCILFVILLTKYTNTKSKRALKASLVSINHDELEIRSGKFHNRDKGENFQDPQHFYSLDIDLFGNGSFFQYLHRTKTPEGHHLLADLLKANNVSDIKKRQNAIAELSNKVEWTQLYSATADQIKTEFSAPPIISWLKNHKPFIPNIMLWLPWVFTAVSVSLLLLAIFNIIDISYFGYWIFAGFAVTARYVKRINVLAANSDKAKDTFRQYATLLLQIENEKFTSEWLKEQQNRIQSYNKKASSIFSEFSKRLDALDNRNNLIGAVFGNGYLLSDLKNAYRVEQWISSYANKVEDWFEVVSFFDAYNSLGTYAFNHQEHSFPKIVSNGTTIDAKQLGHPLLDHSKRITSDVEIKRQQFFIVTGANMAGKSTFLRTISLHIVMANVGLPVCASSSNYNPIKLITSMRTTDSLTDDSSYFFSELTRLKFIVDAIENESYFIILDEILKGTNSTDKAIGSRKFVEKLVSRKATGIIATHDLSLCEISEVLDVVENYYFDAEITNDELYFDYKFKKGICHNMNASFLLKKMEII, from the coding sequence ATGACAGATCCCACTTCATTTTACAACCAACAATTAGAACAGCATCAAACAGAAGTCTCAAAGCTTAAAAAGCAAATGGTACTTCTTAGCACACTTAGGCTTTTTGCATTTCTCATTACAGCGATTGCAATTTATCTTCTTTTACCAAATTGGCAACTCGCTGTTGGAGCTGGTGTAGTAGGCTGTATCCTTTTTGTAATACTTCTCACCAAATACACCAACACAAAGTCTAAAAGAGCACTTAAGGCCTCTTTAGTGTCTATAAACCACGACGAATTGGAAATCCGTTCTGGTAAATTCCATAACCGTGATAAAGGCGAGAACTTTCAAGATCCGCAACACTTTTATAGTTTAGATATTGATCTTTTTGGGAATGGCTCTTTCTTTCAATATCTTCATCGCACAAAAACGCCGGAAGGACATCATCTATTGGCAGATCTTCTTAAGGCTAACAATGTGTCGGACATCAAAAAACGTCAAAATGCCATTGCTGAACTGTCTAACAAAGTAGAATGGACACAACTTTACAGCGCCACTGCAGATCAAATCAAGACTGAATTTTCTGCACCTCCTATTATTAGTTGGCTTAAAAATCATAAACCTTTCATTCCCAATATAATGCTCTGGTTGCCGTGGGTGTTTACTGCCGTATCCGTAAGCTTACTCTTATTGGCCATTTTTAATATAATCGACATTTCCTATTTTGGATATTGGATTTTTGCTGGCTTTGCAGTTACCGCACGCTACGTCAAGCGCATCAACGTGTTAGCTGCTAACTCAGATAAAGCAAAAGATACTTTTAGACAATATGCTACACTCCTCTTGCAAATAGAAAACGAAAAGTTTACTTCTGAATGGCTTAAAGAGCAGCAAAACCGCATTCAATCTTATAACAAAAAAGCATCCAGTATTTTTTCAGAATTTTCAAAACGTTTAGACGCCTTAGATAATAGAAACAATCTTATTGGTGCTGTTTTTGGAAATGGCTATTTACTATCAGACCTTAAAAATGCTTATCGAGTTGAACAGTGGATCAGTAGCTATGCAAATAAAGTAGAAGATTGGTTTGAAGTGGTATCCTTTTTTGATGCTTACAACAGCTTGGGCACCTATGCGTTTAACCATCAAGAGCATTCGTTCCCAAAAATTGTATCCAATGGCACTACCATAGACGCCAAGCAATTGGGACATCCGCTTCTTGATCACTCTAAACGTATTACTAGTGATGTGGAAATTAAGAGACAGCAATTCTTTATTGTTACTGGCGCTAATATGGCCGGAAAAAGCACCTTTTTGAGAACCATTTCCCTTCATATTGTTATGGCCAATGTTGGACTCCCTGTTTGTGCAAGCTCTAGTAATTACAATCCCATAAAGCTTATTACCAGCATGCGCACTACAGATTCGCTTACTGATGACAGCAGTTATTTCTTTTCAGAATTGACCCGTTTAAAGTTTATTGTAGATGCCATAGAAAATGAATCTTATTTCATTATTCTAGACGAAATTTTAAAAGGAACCAATAGTACTGACAAAGCCATTGGCTCAAGAAAATTTGTAGAGAAATTGGTCTCAAGAAAAGCAACGGGCATTATTGCTACTCACGATTTAAGTCTTTGTGAAATTTCCGAAGTATTAGATGTTGTAGAGAACTATTATTTTGATGCTGAAATCACCAACGATGAGCTCTACTTTGATTACAAATTTAAAAAGGGGATTTGCCATAATATGAATGCTAGCTTTTTATTGAAAAAGATGGAAATTATATAG